Proteins from one Planctomyces sp. SH-PL62 genomic window:
- a CDS encoding protocatechuate 3,4-dioxygenase, translating to MSSPIRPTDRRAFLGALSLGAAFFTTPGLFAEELARTPACTEGPFYPDHLPLDADNDLIVLGDSLTPAVGEITQLHGRILDLGGSPIKDAVIEIWQCDANGVYLHSADSGRDPAKQDKNFQGFGRFTTGTTGEYRFRTIKPVVYSGRPAPHIHFKIKKGDRTLLTSQIFIDGHPGNQKDGVLRGGLAEADRKLLMTTFKPIPDSKTGELAATFDVILGRTLDDRALHAIRDRMRRDA from the coding sequence ATGTCCTCCCCGATCCGGCCGACCGACCGCCGGGCCTTCCTGGGCGCCCTCTCGCTGGGGGCGGCCTTCTTCACGACCCCCGGCCTGTTCGCCGAGGAACTGGCCCGCACCCCCGCCTGCACCGAGGGGCCGTTCTATCCCGACCACCTCCCGCTCGACGCGGACAACGACCTGATCGTCCTGGGCGACTCGCTCACGCCGGCCGTCGGCGAGATCACCCAGCTCCACGGCCGGATTCTCGACCTCGGCGGCAGCCCGATCAAGGACGCCGTCATCGAGATCTGGCAGTGCGACGCCAACGGCGTCTACCTCCACTCGGCCGACAGCGGCCGGGACCCCGCGAAGCAGGACAAGAACTTCCAGGGCTTCGGCCGCTTCACCACCGGGACGACGGGCGAATACCGATTCCGCACGATCAAGCCGGTCGTCTATTCCGGACGCCCCGCCCCCCACATCCACTTCAAGATCAAGAAGGGGGACCGAACGCTCCTGACCTCGCAGATCTTCATCGACGGCCATCCCGGAAACCAGAAGGACGGGGTGCTCCGGGGGGGCCTTGCAGAAGCCGATCGCAAGCTGCTGATGACCACTTTCAAGCCGATCCCGGATTCCAAGACCGGCGAGCTGGCGGCGACCTTCGACGTGATCCTCGGCCGCACGCTCGACGACCGGGCCCTGCACGCGATCCGCGACCGCATGCGGCGCGACGCCTGA
- a CDS encoding DUF1990 family protein, whose amino-acid sequence MIFLRKPSAETVRKFLDDQARLDFTYSPVGATAGAAPPGYRLNHTRERLGTGRATFERARAALDRWDQFRIGWAEVQPVDQPIQPGAVVAIVAHRLGLWWLNACRVVYVVDEDDPEAPTARVGFAYGTLPDHVGAGEERFLIEWDRETDEVWYDVAAFSQPHLLLTRLGYPYMRRAQRRFGLESAAAMVRAMAEPEAATAPG is encoded by the coding sequence ATGATATTCTTACGCAAACCGTCTGCCGAAACCGTACGGAAGTTCCTCGACGATCAGGCGCGGCTTGATTTCACCTACAGCCCGGTCGGCGCGACCGCCGGCGCGGCGCCGCCCGGCTATCGGCTGAACCACACCCGCGAGCGGCTCGGCACCGGCCGCGCGACGTTCGAACGCGCCAGGGCCGCGCTGGACCGCTGGGACCAGTTCCGCATCGGTTGGGCCGAGGTCCAGCCGGTCGACCAGCCGATCCAGCCCGGAGCCGTGGTGGCGATCGTCGCCCATCGGCTCGGCCTCTGGTGGCTCAACGCCTGCCGGGTCGTCTACGTCGTCGATGAGGACGACCCCGAGGCCCCCACGGCCCGCGTCGGCTTCGCCTACGGCACGCTCCCGGACCACGTCGGCGCCGGCGAGGAACGGTTCCTCATCGAATGGGACCGCGAGACCGACGAGGTCTGGTACGACGTGGCCGCCTTCTCGCAGCCCCACCTGCTCCTCACCCGCCTGGGATATCCCTACATGCGTCGGGCCCAGCGACGATTCGGCCTCGAATCCGCCGCGGCGATGGTCCGCGCCATGGCCGAACCGGAGGCCGCGACCGCGCCGGGATGA
- a CDS encoding NAD(P)H-binding protein, with protein sequence MQHVNPPTTPRILVVGASGYIGGRLIPALERRSERVRCLARKPDALRERFGEGVEIVAGDVLDRKSLDAALAGVETAYYLVHMMSNSEDFAEKDRRAAADFGDAARAAGVRRIIYLGGLGDDDDPGLSPHLKSRHEVGEVLRRSGVETIEFRASAILGPGSLSYDLVKSLTDRLPVMICPKWLSTPTQPIAVEDVVDYLVEALDLPPGPGRIVEIGGADVVKYRDLIEEYARQKGLHRTLISVPVLTPWLSGLWLALVTPTKFGVGRHLIEGLKNPTVVRGDEARKLFPGIHPLGVAEAVRRAIVQSERPGPTPAGSAPA encoded by the coding sequence ATGCAGCACGTAAATCCCCCAACGACGCCGCGGATCCTCGTCGTCGGGGCCAGCGGCTACATCGGCGGCCGTCTGATCCCGGCACTGGAACGTCGTAGCGAGCGCGTGCGATGCCTGGCCCGCAAGCCCGACGCCCTGCGGGAACGGTTCGGCGAGGGGGTCGAAATCGTCGCCGGGGACGTCCTCGACCGCAAGTCGCTCGATGCGGCCCTGGCCGGCGTCGAGACGGCGTACTATCTCGTCCACATGATGTCGAACTCCGAGGACTTCGCGGAGAAGGACCGTCGGGCGGCGGCCGACTTCGGCGACGCCGCCAGGGCCGCGGGGGTCCGGCGGATCATCTATCTCGGCGGCCTGGGCGACGACGACGACCCCGGCCTCTCCCCCCACCTCAAGAGCCGCCACGAGGTCGGCGAGGTCCTCCGGCGTTCGGGAGTCGAGACGATCGAGTTCCGCGCCTCGGCGATCCTCGGTCCCGGGAGCCTGTCGTACGACCTGGTCAAATCCCTGACCGACCGCCTCCCCGTGATGATCTGCCCGAAGTGGCTCTCCACCCCCACTCAGCCGATCGCCGTCGAGGACGTGGTGGACTATCTGGTCGAGGCCCTGGACCTGCCGCCGGGCCCCGGGCGGATCGTCGAGATCGGCGGCGCCGACGTGGTGAAGTATCGCGACCTGATCGAGGAGTATGCCCGCCAGAAGGGGCTCCACCGGACCTTGATCTCGGTCCCGGTGCTGACCCCGTGGCTCTCCGGCCTCTGGCTCGCGCTCGTCACGCCGACCAAGTTCGGCGTCGGCCGCCACCTGATCGAGGGCCTCAAGAACCCCACCGTCGTCCGGGGCGACGAGGCCCGCAAGCTGTTCCCCGGCATCCATCCCCTCGGCGTCGCCGAGGCCGTCCGCCGCGCGATCGTCCAGAGCGAACGGCCGGGGCCGACCCCGGCCGGATCGGCCCCGGCCTGA
- a CDS encoding nucleoside deaminase — MAWIRDWRGGRRLVLATVAAGLAGVGLGAWAVQPSRAGGADAPSKDRAVSDKVWVTADELRDRFTPEQSHGFMRRAIANSRKAGVEKRTGGAFGAVIVDGSGEIVGEGSNHVVANHDPTWHGEMEAIRNACGKLKVLKLDGCVLYTSSEPCPMCLATAYWAGLDGIVYGATVADSKAYGGFDDDFIYEQFATPIAERKIPELNLLRDEAVDVWKEYAALKDNVAY, encoded by the coding sequence CACGGTGGCGGCCGGCCTGGCGGGGGTCGGCCTGGGGGCCTGGGCGGTGCAGCCGAGCCGGGCCGGCGGGGCCGACGCGCCGTCGAAGGACCGGGCGGTCTCGGACAAGGTCTGGGTGACGGCCGACGAGCTTCGCGATCGCTTCACGCCCGAGCAGTCGCACGGTTTCATGCGGCGGGCCATCGCCAACTCGCGGAAGGCGGGGGTCGAGAAGCGGACCGGCGGGGCCTTCGGCGCCGTGATCGTGGACGGTAGCGGCGAGATCGTGGGCGAAGGCTCGAACCACGTGGTCGCCAACCACGACCCGACCTGGCACGGCGAGATGGAAGCGATCCGCAACGCCTGCGGCAAGCTCAAGGTGCTGAAGCTCGACGGCTGCGTCCTCTACACCTCGTCGGAGCCCTGCCCGATGTGCCTGGCGACGGCCTACTGGGCCGGCCTGGACGGCATCGTCTACGGCGCGACCGTCGCGGACTCGAAGGCCTACGGCGGCTTCGACGACGACTTCATCTACGAGCAGTTCGCCACGCCGATCGCCGAACGGAAGATCCCCGAGCTGAACCTGCTGCGCGACGAGGCCGTCGACGTCTGGAAGGAATACGCGGCGTTGAAGGACAACGTCGCCTATTGA